In Escherichia ruysiae, a genomic segment contains:
- the dsbG gene encoding thiol:disulfide interchange protein DsbG → MLKKIIFLTLLPGLAYAEELPAPVKAIEKQGIAIIRSFDAPGGMKGYLGKYQDMGVTIYLTPDGKHAISGYMYNEKGENLSNALIEKEIYAPAGREMWQRMEQSSWLLDGKKDAPVVVYVFADPFCPYCKQFWQQARPWVDAGKVQIRTLLVGVIKPESPATAAAILASKDPAKTWQEYEASGGKLKLNLSGSVSPEQMKILSANEALMDELGANVTPAIYYMSQENTLQQAVGLPDQKTLNIIMGNK, encoded by the coding sequence ATGTTAAAAAAGATAATTTTTTTAACCCTACTCCCAGGATTAGCTTACGCCGAAGAGCTTCCTGCGCCCGTTAAAGCGATTGAAAAACAGGGGATTGCGATTATTAGATCGTTCGATGCACCGGGTGGCATGAAAGGTTATCTGGGGAAATATCAGGACATGGGAGTCACTATCTACCTTACGCCTGACGGCAAACATGCCATCTCTGGCTATATGTACAACGAAAAGGGAGAAAACCTCAGTAACGCCCTTATTGAAAAAGAGATTTACGCACCTGCCGGACGCGAAATGTGGCAGCGCATGGAACAATCAAGCTGGTTACTTGACGGTAAAAAAGATGCACCCGTCGTGGTTTATGTTTTTGCCGATCCTTTCTGCCCATATTGCAAACAATTCTGGCAACAAGCGCGCCCCTGGGTTGATGCCGGTAAAGTACAAATTCGTACCCTACTGGTTGGCGTGATAAAACCCGAAAGCCCAGCCACTGCGGCGGCAATCCTTGCGTCTAAGGATCCTGCAAAAACGTGGCAAGAGTATGAAGCATCAGGCGGCAAGTTAAAGCTGAACCTCTCCGGGAGCGTGAGTCCGGAACAGATGAAGATTCTAAGTGCCAATGAGGCGTTGATGGACGAATTGGGTGCAAATGTCACACCTGCGATTTATTACATGAGTCAAGAGAACACATTGCAGCAGGCTGTCGGATTACCGGATCAAAAGACCTTAAATATTATTATGGGAAATAAATAG
- the citT gene encoding citrate/succinate antiporter CitT — MSLAKDKIWKLLAPLVVMGVMFLIPVPDGMPPQAWHYFAVFVAMIVGMILEPIPATAISFIAVTICVIGSNYLLFDAKELADPAFNAQKQALKWGLAGFSSTTVWLVFGAFIFALGYEVSGLGRRIALFLVKFMGKRTLTLGYAIVIIDILLAPFTPSNTARTGGTVFPVIKNLPPLFKSFPNDPSARRIGGYLMWMMVISTSLSSSMFVTGAAPNVLGLEFVSKIAGIQISWLQWFLCFLPVGVILLIIAPWLSYVLYKPEVTHSEEVATWAGDELKTMGRLTRREWTLIGLVLLSLGLWVFGSEVINATAVGLLAVSLMLALHVVPWKDITRYNSAWNTLVNLATLVVMANGLTRSGFIDWFASTMSTHLEGFSPHATVIVLVLVFYFAHYLFASLSAHTATMLPVILAVGKGIPGVPMEQLCILLVLSIGIMGCLTPYATGPGVIIYGCGYVKSKDYWRLGAIFGVIYIAMLLLVGWPILAMWN; from the coding sequence ATGTCTTTAGCAAAAGATAAGATATGGAAATTATTGGCCCCACTGGTGGTGATGGGCGTCATGTTTCTTATCCCTGTACCCGACGGTATGCCGCCGCAGGCATGGCATTACTTCGCCGTGTTTGTGGCAATGATTGTCGGCATGATCCTCGAGCCAATTCCGGCAACGGCGATCAGTTTTATTGCAGTGACTATTTGCGTTATTGGCAGTAATTACCTGCTCTTTGACGCCAAAGAATTAGCTGACCCCGCTTTTAATGCCCAAAAACAGGCACTGAAATGGGGACTGGCTGGCTTTTCCAGTACCACTGTCTGGCTGGTATTTGGCGCATTTATCTTTGCATTAGGGTATGAAGTTTCCGGATTAGGCCGTCGTATTGCCCTTTTCCTGGTGAAATTCATGGGCAAACGCACGCTGACGTTGGGTTATGCAATTGTCATTATCGACATTCTGCTGGCTCCGTTTACACCGTCTAACACCGCACGTACCGGGGGTACGGTTTTCCCGGTCATTAAAAACCTGCCGCCGCTGTTTAAATCATTCCCGAACGATCCGTCCGCGCGTCGTATTGGCGGCTATTTAATGTGGATGATGGTCATCAGTACCAGTCTGAGTTCCTCCATGTTTGTCACCGGTGCGGCACCGAACGTGCTGGGTCTGGAGTTCGTCAGCAAAATTGCCGGTATCCAGATTAGCTGGTTGCAGTGGTTCCTCTGCTTCCTGCCTGTTGGGGTTATCTTACTTATCATTGCACCGTGGCTTTCCTACGTGCTGTACAAACCGGAAGTCACTCATAGTGAAGAAGTGGCAACCTGGGCAGGCGACGAGCTGAAAACTATGGGGCGCCTGACTCGCAGAGAGTGGACGCTGATTGGTCTTGTTCTGCTCAGCTTAGGTTTGTGGGTATTTGGTAGTGAAGTGATTAACGCCACTGCGGTTGGCCTGCTGGCAGTTTCGCTGATGCTGGCGCTGCACGTTGTGCCGTGGAAAGACATTACCCGCTATAACAGCGCATGGAACACGCTGGTTAACCTGGCAACGCTGGTTGTCATGGCTAATGGCCTGACCCGTTCTGGCTTTATCGACTGGTTCGCCAGCACCATGAGTACGCACCTGGAAGGTTTCTCACCACACGCAACAGTGATTGTACTGGTTCTGGTCTTCTACTTTGCACACTACCTGTTTGCCAGCCTGTCTGCGCATACCGCAACTATGCTGCCAGTCATTCTGGCCGTCGGTAAAGGGATTCCGGGCGTACCAATGGAACAACTGTGTATCCTGCTGGTGCTGTCTATCGGTATCATGGGCTGTCTGACGCCGTATGCAACCGGTCCTGGGGTGATTATTTACGGCTGTGGCTATGTGAAATCGAAAGATTACTGGCGTCTTGGCGCTATCTTCGGGGTGATTTATATTGCCATGCTGCTTCTGGTAGGCTGGCCGATTCTCGCCATGTGGAACTAA
- the uspG gene encoding universal stress protein UspG, translating to MYKTIIMPVDVFEMELSDKAVRHAEFLAQDDGVIHLLHVLPGAASLSLHRFAADVRRFEEHLQHEAEERLQTMVGHFNIDPSRIKTHVRFGSVRDEVNELAKELNADVVVIGSRNPSISTHLLGSNASSVIRHTNLPVLVVR from the coding sequence ATGTACAAAACAATCATTATGCCGGTAGACGTATTTGAAATGGAATTAAGCGACAAAGCCGTTCGTCATGCTGAATTTCTCGCCCAGGATGATGGTGTAATTCATTTACTCCATGTATTACCTGGCGCCGCAAGCCTTAGTCTGCACCGTTTTGCTGCCGATGTGCGTCGTTTCGAAGAGCATTTGCAACATGAGGCGGAAGAACGCCTGCAGACAATGGTTGGTCATTTCAATATTGATCCCTCCCGTATCAAAACTCATGTACGTTTTGGTAGCGTGCGAGATGAGGTGAACGAGTTAGCCAAAGAACTGAATGCAGATGTCGTGGTTATCGGTTCACGTAATCCATCAATTTCAACTCATCTGTTAGGATCTAATGCTTCCAGTGTGATCCGCCACACCAACCTGCCTGTATTAGTCGTTCGTTAA
- the rnk gene encoding nucleoside diphosphate kinase regulator → MSRPTIIINDLDAERIDILLEQPAYAGLPIADALNAELDRAQMCRPEEMPHDVVTMNSRVKFRNLSDGEVRVRTLVYPAKMTDSNTQLSVMAPVGAALLGLRVGDSIHWELPGGVATHLEVLELEYQPEAAGDYLL, encoded by the coding sequence ATGTCCAGACCAACTATCATCATTAACGACCTGGATGCCGAACGCATCGATATTCTGCTGGAGCAACCCGCCTATGCCGGTTTGCCAATCGCCGACGCGTTAAACGCAGAGTTGGATCGCGCCCAAATGTGTCGGCCAGAAGAGATGCCACACGACGTGGTGACGATGAACAGCCGGGTAAAATTCCGCAATCTTAGCGATGGCGAAGTGCGTGTACGCACACTGGTGTATCCGGCCAAAATGACCGACAGCAATACTCAGCTTTCCGTTATGGCTCCGGTAGGTGCCGCACTGCTGGGACTGCGCGTTGGCGATTCCATTCACTGGGAACTTCCGGGCGGCGTTGCAACCCACCTTGAAGTGCTGGAACTCGAATACCAGCCAGAAGCTGCTGGCGACTACCTGCTTTAA
- the rna gene encoding ribonuclease I — MKAFWRNAALLTASLLSLSSVNAAALQAKQYGDFDRYVLALSWQTGFCQSQHDRNRNERDECRLQTETTNKADFLTVHGLWPGLPKSVAARGVDERRWMRFGCATRPIPNLPEARASRMCSSPETGLSLETAAKLSEVMPGAGGRSCLERYEYAKHGACFGFDPDAYFGTMVRLNQEIKESTAGKFLADNYGKTVSRSDFDAAFAKSWGKENVKAVKLTCQGNPAYLTEIQISIKADAINAPLSANSFLPQPHPGNCGKAFVIDKVGY, encoded by the coding sequence ATGAAAGCATTCTGGCGTAACGCCGCTTTACTGACGGCTTCTCTGCTCTCCTTATCTTCTGTCAACGCCGCTGCGTTGCAGGCAAAACAGTATGGCGATTTTGACCGCTATGTCCTGGCTCTCTCCTGGCAAACAGGATTTTGCCAGAGTCAACACGATCGAAATCGTAACGAACGAGATGAATGTCGCCTGCAAACCGAAACGACCAACAAAGCTGATTTTCTGACCGTACATGGCCTGTGGCCGGGGTTGCCAAAATCAGTCGCAGCGCGTGGCGTTGATGAACGCCGCTGGATGCGCTTCGGCTGCGCCACTCGTCCAATCCCGAACTTGCCGGAAGCTCGCGCCAGCCGGATGTGTTCATCACCGGAAACCGGGTTATCGCTGGAAACCGCAGCTAAACTGAGTGAAGTTATGCCAGGGGCTGGCGGACGCTCCTGTCTGGAACGTTACGAATACGCGAAACATGGTGCCTGTTTTGGTTTTGACCCGGACGCTTATTTCGGCACGATGGTGCGTCTGAATCAAGAAATTAAAGAGAGCACAGCCGGAAAATTCCTTGCGGATAACTACGGTAAAACCGTAAGCCGCAGTGACTTTGACGCGGCCTTTGCCAAAAGCTGGGGGAAAGAGAACGTCAAAGCGGTCAAGTTAACGTGCCAGGGTAACCCGGCGTATTTGACTGAAATCCAGATTTCGATAAAAGCTGACGCCATCAACGCACCGCTCTCAGCAAACTCATTCTTACCACAACCACACCCTGGCAACTGTGGCAAAGCCTTTGTGATTGATAAAGTGGGTTATTAA
- the citG gene encoding triphosphoribosyl-dephospho-CoA synthase CitG: MSMPATSTKTTKLATSLINDYALLGWRAMLTEVNLSPKPGLVDRINCGAHKDMSLEDFHRSALAIQGWLPRFIEFGACSAEMAPESVLSGLRPIGMACEGDMFRATAGVNTHKGSIFSLGLMCAAIGRLLQLNQPVMPKTVCATAASFCRGLTDRELRTNNPQLTAGQRLYQQLGLTGARGEAEAGYPLVINRALPHYLTLLDQGLDPELALLDTLLLLMAINGDTNVASRGGEGGLRWLQRQAQTLLQKGGIRTPADLDYLRQFDRECIERNLSPGGSADLLILTWFLAQI, encoded by the coding sequence ATGTCGATGCCTGCAACGTCAACTAAAACCACAAAGCTTGCGACGTCATTAATCAATGACTACGCCCTGCTGGGCTGGCGCGCCATGCTGACTGAAGTCAATCTGTCACCGAAACCCGGTCTCGTGGATCGCATTAACTGCGGTGCGCACAAAGATATGTCGCTGGAAGATTTCCACCGTAGCGCGCTGGCGATTCAGGGCTGGCTACCACGTTTCATTGAATTTGGTGCCTGTAGTGCAGAAATGGCACCAGAATCGGTACTCAGCGGATTACGCCCAATTGGTATGGCCTGCGAAGGCGATATGTTCCGCGCTACCGCTGGTGTAAACACCCATAAAGGCAGTATTTTTTCTTTAGGGCTGATGTGTGCGGCAATTGGTCGTTTGCTTCAGCTCAACCAGCCGGTAATGCCCAAAACCGTTTGTGCGACGGCAGCCAGTTTCTGCCGTGGTCTAACCGATCGCGAACTGCGCACCAATAATCCACAACTAACGGCAGGCCAACGGTTATATCAGCAACTTGGTCTTACCGGTGCGCGCGGTGAAGCCGAAGCGGGCTACCCGCTGGTTATCAACCGCGCCCTCCCGCATTACCTCACTCTGCTGGATCAGGGGCTGGATCCTGAACTGGCATTGCTCGATACCTTATTGCTACTGATGGCGATCAACGGCGATACCAACGTCGCATCGCGCGGTGGCGAGGGGGGCCTGCGCTGGCTACAGCGCCAGGCGCAAACATTATTGCAAAAAGGGGGCATCCGAACCCCCGCCGATCTCGATTATCTCCGGCAGTTCGACAGGGAGTGTATCGAACGAAATCTCAGTCCAGGCGGCAGCGCCGACCTGCTGATCCTTACCTGGTTTTTAGCACAGATTTAA
- the citR gene encoding DNA-binding transcriptional repressor CitR — translation MANLYDLKKFDLNLLVIFECIYQHLSISKAAESLYITPSAVSQSLQRLRAQFNDPLFIRSGKGIAPTTTGLNLHHHLEKNLKNLEQTINIVNKAELKKKFIIYGPQLISSTNSSLLIGCLRQDTAVEIEHHDIMMSAESAEDLLTYRKADLVITLMPVISRSVICMPFQSIRNTLICSATHPRITENSSREEILDEEFTSLASKAPGLEDFQMEIEAILANRKIAFRSSSLFTIVNTIAVTDLLGIVPFELYRNYQKNLQLKQIKLEQNLPSNTLYISYNKSSLNNLSFSRFIDRLNDNFC, via the coding sequence ATGGCTAATCTTTACGACTTAAAAAAATTTGATTTAAACTTGCTTGTCATTTTTGAATGCATATATCAGCATCTTAGCATTAGCAAGGCCGCAGAATCGTTATATATAACACCTTCTGCGGTAAGCCAATCTTTACAACGTCTACGCGCACAATTTAATGACCCCTTGTTTATTCGCTCCGGGAAAGGTATTGCACCAACAACAACAGGGTTAAATTTGCATCATCACCTTGAGAAGAATCTTAAAAACCTTGAACAAACTATCAACATTGTCAATAAAGCAGAACTGAAGAAAAAATTTATTATTTATGGCCCGCAACTCATCTCTTCAACTAATAGTAGCCTTTTGATCGGATGTCTACGACAAGATACAGCCGTAGAAATTGAACATCATGACATTATGATGTCAGCAGAAAGCGCCGAAGATTTATTGACTTATCGCAAAGCAGATCTGGTCATCACATTAATGCCTGTCATCAGTCGCTCGGTGATCTGCATGCCTTTTCAGTCGATACGAAACACGCTTATCTGTAGCGCAACCCATCCGAGAATAACGGAAAACAGTAGCCGCGAAGAAATTCTTGATGAAGAGTTCACCTCCCTGGCATCAAAAGCACCTGGCCTTGAAGATTTTCAGATGGAAATAGAAGCGATTCTGGCAAACCGAAAAATAGCATTTCGTAGCTCGTCACTGTTTACTATTGTCAATACTATTGCAGTAACCGATTTACTGGGTATTGTCCCCTTCGAATTATATCGTAACTATCAAAAAAACCTTCAATTAAAACAAATAAAACTAGAACAAAATCTACCTTCTAATACTCTTTATATTTCCTATAATAAATCATCATTAAACAACCTGAGCTTCTCTCGTTTTATTGACCGCTTGAATGATAACTTTTGTTAA
- the ahpC gene encoding alkyl hydroperoxide reductase subunit C, with product MSLINTKIKPFKNQAFKNGEFIEITEKDTEGRWSVFFFYPADFTFVCPTELGDVADHYEELQKLGVDVYAVSTDTHFTHKAWHSSSETIAKIKYAMIGDPTGALTRNFDNMREDEGLADRATFVVDPQGIIQAIEVTAEGIGRDASDLLRKIKAAQYVASHPGEVCPAKWKEGEATLAPSLDLVGKI from the coding sequence ATGTCCTTGATTAACACCAAAATTAAACCTTTTAAAAACCAGGCATTCAAAAACGGCGAATTCATTGAAATCACCGAAAAAGATACCGAAGGCCGCTGGAGCGTCTTCTTCTTCTACCCGGCTGACTTTACTTTCGTATGCCCGACCGAACTGGGCGACGTTGCTGACCACTACGAAGAACTGCAGAAACTGGGCGTAGACGTATACGCAGTATCTACCGATACTCACTTCACCCACAAAGCATGGCACAGCAGCTCTGAAACCATCGCTAAAATCAAATATGCGATGATCGGCGACCCGACTGGCGCCCTGACCCGTAACTTCGACAACATGCGTGAAGACGAAGGTCTGGCTGACCGTGCTACCTTCGTTGTTGACCCGCAGGGTATCATCCAGGCTATCGAAGTTACCGCTGAAGGCATTGGCCGTGACGCGTCTGACCTGCTGCGTAAAATCAAAGCAGCACAGTACGTGGCTTCTCACCCAGGTGAAGTTTGCCCGGCTAAATGGAAAGAAGGTGAAGCAACTCTGGCTCCGTCCCTGGACCTGGTTGGTAAAATCTAA
- the ahpF gene encoding alkyl hydroperoxide reductase subunit F produces MLDTNMKTQLKAYLEKLTKPVELIATLDDSAKSAEIKELLAEIAELSDKVTFKEDNSLPVRKPSFLITNPGSNQGPRFAGSPLGHEFTSLVLALLWTGGHPSKEAQSLLEQIRHIDGDFEFETYYSLSCHNCPDVVQALNLMSVLNPRIKHTAIDGGTFQNEITDRNVMGVPAVFVNGKEFGQGRMTISEIVAKIDTGAEKRAAEELNKRDAYDVLIVGSGPAGAAAAIYSARKGIRTGLMGERFGGQILDTVDIENYISVPKTEGQKLAGALKVHVDEYDVDVIDSQSASKLIPAAVEGGLHQIETASGAVLKARSIIVATGAKWRNMNVPGEDQYRTKGVTYCPHCDGPLFKGKRVAVIGGGNSGVEAAIDLAGIVEHVTLLEFAPEMKADQVLQDKLRSLKNVDIILNAQTTEVKGDGSKVTGLEYRDRVSGDIHNIELAGIFVQIGLLPNTNWLEGAVERNRMGEIIIDAKCETNVKGVFAAGDCTTVPYKQIIIATGEGAKASLSAFDYLIRTKTA; encoded by the coding sequence ATGCTCGACACAAATATGAAAACTCAACTCAAGGCTTACCTTGAGAAATTGACAAAGCCTGTTGAGTTAATTGCCACGCTGGATGACAGCGCAAAATCGGCAGAAATCAAGGAACTGTTGGCTGAAATCGCTGAACTGTCAGACAAAGTCACCTTTAAAGAAGATAACAGCTTGCCGGTGCGTAAGCCGTCATTTCTGATCACCAATCCAGGTTCCAACCAGGGGCCGCGCTTTGCAGGTTCCCCGCTGGGTCACGAGTTTACCTCGCTGGTACTGGCGCTGTTGTGGACCGGCGGTCATCCGTCGAAAGAAGCACAATCTTTGCTGGAGCAGATTCGCCATATCGACGGTGATTTTGAATTTGAAACTTATTATTCGCTCTCCTGCCATAATTGCCCGGACGTGGTGCAGGCGCTGAACCTGATGAGCGTACTGAACCCGCGCATTAAGCACACGGCGATTGATGGCGGTACGTTCCAGAACGAAATTACCGATCGCAACGTGATGGGTGTTCCGGCTGTGTTCGTGAATGGTAAAGAGTTTGGTCAGGGTCGTATGACTATTTCCGAAATCGTTGCCAAAATCGATACGGGTGCGGAAAAACGTGCGGCAGAAGAACTGAACAAACGTGATGCTTATGACGTATTAATCGTCGGTTCCGGCCCGGCAGGTGCAGCGGCGGCCATTTATTCCGCACGTAAAGGCATTCGTACCGGTCTGATGGGCGAACGTTTTGGCGGTCAGATCCTCGATACCGTCGATATCGAAAACTACATCTCCGTACCGAAAACCGAAGGCCAGAAACTGGCTGGTGCGCTGAAAGTTCACGTTGATGAATACGATGTTGATGTAATCGACAGCCAGAGCGCGAGCAAACTGATTCCTGCGGCGGTTGAAGGCGGTCTGCATCAGATTGAAACGGCCTCCGGTGCGGTGCTGAAAGCACGCAGCATTATCGTGGCGACCGGCGCGAAATGGCGCAACATGAATGTACCAGGTGAAGATCAGTATCGCACTAAGGGCGTAACCTACTGCCCGCACTGCGATGGCCCGCTGTTTAAAGGCAAACGTGTGGCGGTGATTGGCGGCGGTAACTCCGGTGTGGAAGCGGCAATCGACCTGGCAGGTATTGTTGAACACGTAACCCTGCTTGAGTTTGCTCCGGAAATGAAGGCAGACCAGGTATTGCAGGACAAACTGCGCAGCCTGAAAAACGTCGATATCATTCTGAACGCGCAAACCACTGAAGTAAAAGGCGACGGCAGCAAAGTGACCGGCCTTGAATATCGCGACCGTGTTAGCGGCGATATTCACAACATCGAACTGGCCGGTATTTTCGTCCAGATCGGTCTGCTGCCGAACACTAACTGGCTGGAAGGCGCAGTAGAACGTAACCGCATGGGTGAAATCATCATCGATGCGAAATGCGAAACCAACGTTAAAGGTGTGTTTGCTGCTGGTGACTGTACGACTGTTCCGTACAAGCAGATCATCATCGCCACTGGCGAAGGTGCCAAAGCCTCTCTGAGCGCCTTTGACTACCTGATTCGCACCAAAACTGCATAA
- the citF gene encoding citrate lyase subunit alpha, whose product MTQKIEQSQRQERVAAWNRRAECDLAAFQNSPKQTYQAEKARDRKLCANLEDAIRRSGLKDGMTVSFHHAFRGGDLTVNMVMDVIAKMGFKNLTLASSSLSDCHAPLVEHIRQGVVTRIYTSGLRGPLAEEISRGLLAEPVQIHSHGGRVHLVQSGELNIDVAFLGVPSCDEFGNANGYTGKACCGSLGYAMVDADNAKQVVMLTEELLPYPHNPASIEQDQVDLIVKVDRVGDAAKIGAGATRMTTNPRELLIARSAADVIVNSGYFKEGFSMQTGTGGASLAVTRFLEDKMRSRDIRADFALGGITATMVDLHEKGLIRKLLDVQSFDSHAAQSLARNPNHIEISANQYANWGSKGASVDRLDVVVLSALEIDTQFNVNVLTGSDGVLRGASGGHCDTAIASALSIIVAPLVRGRIPTLVDNVLTCITPGSSVDILVTDHGIAVNPARPELAERLQEAGIKVVSIEWLRERARLLTGEPQPIEFTDRVVAVVRYRDGSVIDVVHQVKE is encoded by the coding sequence ATGACGCAGAAAATTGAACAATCTCAACGACAAGAACGGGTAGCGGCCTGGAATCGTCGCGCTGAATGCGATCTTGCCGCTTTCCAGAACTCGCCAAAGCAAACCTACCAGGCTGAAAAAGCGCGCGATCGCAAACTGTGCGCCAACCTGGAAGACGCTATTCGTCGTTCTGGTTTAAAGGACGGCATGACCGTCTCCTTCCACCACGCTTTCCGTGGCGGTGACCTGACCGTCAATATGGTGATGGACGTCATCGCGAAGATGGGCTTTAAAAACCTGACACTGGCGTCCAGCTCTTTGAGCGACTGCCATGCACCGCTGGTAGAACATATTCGTCAGGGTGTGGTCACCCGCATTTATACCTCTGGTCTGCGCGGCCCACTGGCGGAAGAAATCTCCCGTGGCCTGCTGGCTGAACCGGTACAAATCCACTCTCACGGCGGTCGTGTACATCTGGTACAGAGCGGTGAACTGAATATCGACGTTGCTTTTCTCGGCGTCCCGTCCTGTGATGAATTCGGTAATGCCAACGGTTACACCGGTAAAGCCTGCTGCGGCTCCCTCGGCTATGCGATGGTCGATGCCGACAATGCGAAACAAGTAGTCATGCTCACCGAGGAACTGCTGCCTTATCCGCATAACCCGGCCAGTATTGAACAGGATCAGGTTGATCTGATCGTCAAAGTTGATCGCGTTGGCGATGCCGCAAAAATCGGCGCAGGCGCGACCCGTATGACCACTAACCCGCGCGAACTGCTGATTGCCCGCAGCGCAGCAGATGTGATTGTCAACTCTGGCTACTTCAAAGAAGGTTTTTCCATGCAGACAGGCACCGGCGGCGCTTCGCTTGCGGTAACCCGTTTTCTGGAAGACAAAATGCGTAGCCGCGATATTCGCGCCGACTTCGCCCTCGGCGGCATTACCGCAACGATGGTTGATCTGCACGAAAAAGGGCTGATCCGCAAACTGCTGGATGTGCAGAGCTTTGACAGCCACGCTGCGCAATCGCTGGCTCGTAACCCGAATCATATCGAAATCAGCGCCAACCAGTACGCCAACTGGGGTTCGAAAGGTGCATCGGTTGATCGTCTCGACGTGGTGGTACTGAGCGCGCTGGAAATTGACACCCAGTTCAACGTCAACGTGCTGACTGGCTCTGACGGCGTACTGCGTGGCGCTTCCGGCGGTCACTGCGATACCGCGATTGCATCCGCCCTTTCCATCATCGTCGCACCGCTGGTACGCGGTCGTATTCCGACTCTGGTGGATAACGTGCTGACCTGCATCACCCCGGGTTCCAGCGTCGATATCCTGGTTACCGACCACGGTATCGCTGTTAACCCGGCACGTCCTGAACTGGCAGAACGTCTGCAGGAAGCGGGCATTAAAGTGGTTTCCATTGAGTGGCTGCGCGAACGTGCGCGTCTGTTGACCGGTGAACCACAGCCGATTGAATTCACCGACCGCGTCGTTGCCGTCGTGCGTTACCGCGATGGCTCAGTGATTGATGTTGTACATCAGGTGAAGGAATAA
- the yldA gene encoding small membrane protein YldA, with translation MSEALGITVFYIFIAAILVVAVLYLEQHW, from the coding sequence ATGAGTGAAGCTCTTGGTATTACAGTATTTTATATTTTCATCGCGGCAATACTTGTTGTCGCGGTGCTATACCTTGAGCAACACTGGTAG
- the citX gene encoding citrate lyase holo-[acyl-carrier protein] synthase, translating into MHLLPELASHHAVSIPELLISRDERQARQHAWLKRHPVPLVSFTVVAPGPIKDSEVTRRIFNHGVTALRALAAKQGWQIQEQAALVSASGPEGMLSIAAPARDLKLATIELEHSHALGRLWDIDVLTPEGEILSRRNYSLPPRRCLLCEQSAAVCARGKTHQLTDLLNRMEALLNDVDACNVN; encoded by the coding sequence ATGCACCTGCTCCCTGAACTCGCCAGCCACCATGCGGTTTCGATTCCCGAGTTGCTCATCAGCCGGGATGAAAGGCAAGCACGGCAACACGCCTGGCTCAAGCGCCATCCTGTTCCACTGGTCTCCTTTACCGTGGTTGCGCCTGGGCCGATTAAAGACAGCGAGGTCACACGCCGGATTTTTAATCATGGCGTGACTGCCCTGCGTGCTTTAGCCGCAAAACAGGGCTGGCAAATTCAGGAGCAGGCTGCACTGGTTTCCGCCAGCGGGCCGGAGGGCATGTTGAGCATTGCCGCACCGGCTCGCGACCTCAAGCTCGCCACCATTGAGCTTGAACATAGTCATGCTCTTGGACGTTTGTGGGATATCGATGTCCTGACGCCCGAAGGCGAAATTCTCTCCCGCCGCAATTATTCACTGCCGCCTCGCCGCTGCCTGTTGTGCGAGCAAAGTGCGGCAGTTTGTGCGCGTGGGAAAACCCACCAACTGACCGATTTACTCAACCGTATGGAGGCGCTGCTGAACGATGTCGATGCCTGCAACGTCAACTAA